In one Mus pahari chromosome 21, PAHARI_EIJ_v1.1, whole genome shotgun sequence genomic region, the following are encoded:
- the LOC110338274 gene encoding serine protease 29 has product MTPVPSSHTKGPGVSEAKMLIQLCLTSFFLGCSIAGTPAPVPEKVLAGIVGGHSAPQGTWPWQVSLRIYRYYWAFWVHNCGGSIIHPQWVLTAAHCIRERDANPSAFRIRVGDVYLYGGRELLSVSRVIVHPDFVHAGLGSDVALLQLAESVQSFPNVKPVKLPSESLEVTKKDVCWVTGWGAVSTHRSLPPPYRLQQVQVKIVDNTLCEEMYHNATRHRYRGQRMILQDMLCAGNQGQDSCYGDSGGPLVCNVTGSWTLVGVVSWGYSCALRDFPGVYARVQSFLPWITQQMQRFS; this is encoded by the exons ATGACACCTGTGCCTAGTTCTCATACAAAGGGACCTGGTGTTTCTGAAGCCAAG ATGCTGATCCAGCTGTGCCTGACCTCCTTCTTTCTTGGGTGCTCCATTGCTGGAACTCCAG CACCTGTGCCTGAGAAAGTTCTGGCGGGCATCGTGGGGGGTCATAGTGCCCCACAGGGGACGTGGCCATGGCAAGTCAGCCTGAGGATCTATAGATACTACTGGGCCTTCTGGGTGCACAACTGTGGGGGCTCCATcatccacccacagtgggtgctGACTGCTGCCCACTGCATTCGTGA GAGAGACGCCAACCCATCAGCCTTTCGGATCCGTGTTGGGGATGTGTACCTCTACGGGGGCAGGGAGCTGCTGAGTGTGAGCCGCGTCATCGTCCACCCAGACTTTGTCCACGCTGGCCTGGGTTCAGATGTGGCTCTGCTCCAGCTGGCAGAGTCTGTACAATCCTTTCCTAATGTCAAGCCGGTCAAGCTACCCTCCGAGTCTCTCGAGGTCACCAAGAAGGATGTGTGCTGGGTGACCGGCTGGGGTGCAGTGAGCACTCACA GGTCGCTGCCTCCTCCCTACCGCCTGCAGCAGGTGCAGGTAAAGATAGTGGACAACACCCTTTGTGAGGAGATGTACCACAATGCCACCAGGCACCGCTATCGTGGTCAGAGAATGATCCTACAGGACATGTTATGTGCAGGCAACCAGGGCCAAGACTCCTGCTAC ggTGACTCAGGTGGCCCTCTGGTCTGCAATGTGACAGGCTCCTGGACCCTGGTGGGAGTGGTGAGCTGGGGCTACAGCTGTGCCCTGAGAGACTTCCCTGGGGTCTATGCACGTGTGCAGTCCTTCCTGCCCTGGATCACGCAGCAGATGCAGAGGTTCTCCTGA
- the LOC110338375 gene encoding serine protease 28 — MFRLLLLALSCLESPVFMASVSVSRSKPVGIVGGHRTPPGRWPWQVSLRTYSYEASSWVHICGGSIIHPRWILTAAHCIQSQDADPAVYRVQVGEVYLYKEQELLNISRIIIHPDYNDVIKRFDVALMQLTALLVTSTRVSPVSLPKDSSTFDSTDQCWLAGWGNLLQHVPLQPPYQLYEVKTPILDNKSCKRAYRKKTSDERKAVAIFEDMLCAGTSGRGPCFGDSGGPLVCWKSNKWIQVGVVSMGTDCSNDLPSVFSRVRSSLAWIHQHIQ; from the exons ATGTTCCGACTGTTGCTCCTGGCTCTCTCCTGCCTGGAAAGCCCCGTGTTCATGGCCTCTG TATCTGTCTCCAGAAGCAAGCCAGTGGGCATTGTGGGGGGTCACCGTACCCCACCAGGGAGGTGGCCATGGCAGGTCAGCCTAAGAACCTACAGTTACGAGGCAAGCTCCTGGGTGCACATCTGTGGGGGCTCCATCATCCACCCTCGGTGGATTCTGACTGCTGCTCACTGCATCCAAAG TCAGGACGCCGACCCAGCTGTATACCGGGTCCAGGTGGGGGAAGTATACCTCTATAAGGAACAGGAACTTCTGAACATCAGCAGGATCATCATCCACCCTGACTACAACGATGTTATTAAGAGGTTTGATGTGGCCCTGATGCAGTTAACTGCCCTCCTGGTCACATCCACACGTGTCAGTCCAGTCTCTCTGCCAAAAGACAGCTCAACCTTCGACTCCACTGACCAgtgttggctggctggctggggcaACCTTCTCCAACATG TGCCTCTGCAGCCTCCCTATCAACTGTATGAGGTGAAGACCCCAATTCTGGACAACAAGAGCTGTAAGCGGGCTTATAGGAAGAAAACATCTGACGAGCGCAAAGCTGTGGCCATCTTTGAGGACATGCTTTGTGCTGGCACCTCGGGCCGAGGCCCCTGTTTT GGTGACTCTGGGGGTCCCTTGGTCtgctggaagagcaacaagtggaTACAGGTGGGCGTGGTCAGCATGGGGACAGATTGCAGCAACGATCTGCCATCAGTCTTCTCAAGAGTCCGGAGCTCCTTAGCCTGGATCCATCAGCACATCCAGTAG